In a single window of the Gossypium hirsutum isolate 1008001.06 chromosome A13, Gossypium_hirsutum_v2.1, whole genome shotgun sequence genome:
- the LOC107912942 gene encoding delta(3,5)-Delta(2,4)-dienoyl-CoA isomerase, peroxisomal: MEEKYETLKIQQESPNSGVFNLIINRPSVSNALGLNFFSEFPKVLNALDQNPTVAVIVLSGSGNHFCGGIDLKSLAAMADDNSGDQGRTSERLRRKIKFLQDAITAMERCRKPVIAAIHGACLGLGINIVTACDIRYCTKDAIFSVKEVDLAITADLGTLQRLPGIVGFGKAMELSLTGRRFSGDEAKELGLVSRVFGSREELKEGVRTIAEGIGGKPPLAVVGTKAVLIRSRDVNVEQGLDYVATWNSSMLLSEDLTEASSAQKQKRKPTFAKL, translated from the exons ATGGAAGAGAAGTATGAAACTCTGAAGATTCAGCAAGAATCGCCAAATTCTGGAGTTTTTAACCTAATCATAAACCGCCCATCTGTCAGTAATGCACTTGGACTCAATTTCTTTAGTGAATTCCCCAAAGTTCTTAATGCGCTCGACCAAAACCCTACCGTCGCTGTCATCGTTCTATCCGGGTCCGGCAACCACTTCTGCGGAGGTATCGACCTTAAAAGCCTCGCAGCTATGGCCGATGATAACTCGGGAGATCAAGGCCGCACCAGCGAACGGTTACGGAGAAAAATCAAGTTCCTGCAAGATGCGATCACCGCCATGGAGCGGTGCCGGAAGCCTGTAATCGCGGCGATACACGGCGCGTGTCTTGGCTTGGGGATCAATATCGTGACTGCCTGTGACATAAGGTATTGTACTAAGGATGCAATTTTTTCTGTCAAGGAAGTGGATTTGGCTATTACCGCCGATCTCGGTACGCTCCAGAGACTACCCGGGATAGTAGGGTTTGGGAAGGCCATGGAGTTGTCGTTGACGGGAAGGAGGTTCTCGGGTGATGAGGCCAAGGAATTGGGCCTGGTTTCTCGGGTTTTCGGTTCGAGGGAGGAACTGAAAGAAGGCGTTCGCACCATTGCAGAGG GAATCGGAGGGAAGCCGCCGCTAGCGGTGGTGGGAACAAAAGCGGTGTTGATACGAAGCAGGGATGTGAATGTGGAACAAGGGTTGGATTATGTTGCAACTTGGAACTCTTCCATGCTTTTGTCAGAAGATCTGACAGAGGCAAGCTCTgctcaaaaacaaaaaaggaaacctACTTTTGCTAAGctttaa